Proteins co-encoded in one Chitinophagales bacterium genomic window:
- a CDS encoding amidohydrolase family protein, with protein MTPSIPLFDSLAHPTLTAKWLDKKSIDASFEALQKSMTDVNFKAACAIGMANIEGYEHGAFLKQCDKYANLIPIAGFQPPATPFIAKELAEIAAMGFKGIKIHPRFSNLNLVGHEPILVKTLQEAAKQNLVVFWCTYMHTHLKNYPSQDPFYGLVNILKQSLDTKVVLVHGGDIQILKYAELVRFNGNLLLDLSLTLQKYSNSSVDVDLQFLFQHFDQRICIGSDFPEYTLQHTRQRFEHFAAGVPLQKQENIAWRNLSQFLGIVFD; from the coding sequence ATGACTCCTTCTATTCCATTATTTGATTCTTTAGCACATCCAACTTTAACTGCTAAATGGCTGGACAAAAAGTCAATAGATGCAAGTTTTGAAGCCTTGCAAAAATCTATGACGGATGTCAACTTCAAAGCAGCGTGTGCCATTGGTATGGCGAATATAGAAGGCTATGAACATGGTGCTTTTTTGAAGCAATGCGACAAATATGCCAATTTGATACCTATTGCAGGATTTCAGCCGCCTGCAACACCCTTTATCGCCAAAGAACTTGCCGAAATTGCTGCAATGGGATTCAAAGGTATCAAAATTCATCCGAGGTTTTCAAATCTAAACTTGGTTGGACATGAACCTATTTTGGTCAAAACATTGCAAGAAGCGGCAAAACAAAATTTGGTGGTCTTTTGGTGCACCTATATGCACACGCATTTGAAGAATTACCCAAGCCAAGATCCATTTTACGGTCTGGTGAATATTTTGAAACAAAGTCTTGATACAAAGGTGGTTTTGGTGCATGGAGGGGATATTCAGATATTGAAGTATGCAGAATTAGTACGCTTCAATGGCAACTTGCTGTTGGATCTATCCCTTACCCTCCAAAAATACTCGAATAGTTCAGTAGATGTAGATTTGCAGTTTCTATTCCAACACTTTGACCAACGAATTTGTATAGGTTCCGATTTTCCTGAGTACACTTTGCAGCATACCCGTCAACGCTTTGAACATTTTGCAGCAGGTGTTCCACTTCAAAAACAGGAAAACATCGCATGGAGGAATTTAAGTCAATTTTTGGGAATTGTGTTTGATTAG
- a CDS encoding YpdA family putative bacillithiol disulfide reductase, which yields MLDVLIVGAGPIGLACGIEAQKAGLEYLIVEKGVLVNSIYNYPSNMTFFSTSERLEIGGVPFISHLPKPTRPEALEYYRRVAMSWKLKVNLYEKVENIVKQSDIFHIETSRGVYTSKAIVVATGFYDIPNLIGVKGEDLPKVRHYYTEPHPYFGQKIAVIGAANSAVDVALETYRKGADVTMVILEDGILPTVKYWVRPDIENRIKEGTIKAHFNSEITAIYPRHIEVKTPEGTITLENDFVLAMTGYKPNFAFLEMLGVEFQEDEYKTPHYNTDTQESNVKNVYLAGVVCGGYKTNKWFIENSRIHAETIVADLKNK from the coding sequence ATGTTAGATGTATTAATTGTAGGTGCAGGCCCTATTGGCCTGGCTTGTGGCATTGAAGCCCAAAAAGCAGGACTGGAGTATCTGATTGTAGAAAAAGGGGTTTTGGTCAATTCTATTTACAATTATCCCAGTAACATGACCTTTTTTTCGACCTCCGAACGCTTGGAAATTGGTGGCGTTCCGTTCATTTCACACCTACCCAAACCGACCCGACCCGAAGCATTGGAGTATTATAGAAGGGTGGCTATGAGTTGGAAATTGAAGGTAAATTTATATGAAAAGGTAGAAAACATTGTGAAACAATCAGATATTTTTCATATTGAAACTTCAAGAGGTGTCTATACTTCAAAGGCCATAGTTGTGGCAACTGGATTTTATGACATTCCCAACCTAATTGGTGTGAAAGGTGAAGATTTGCCGAAAGTGCGCCATTATTATACAGAGCCTCACCCCTATTTTGGGCAGAAAATTGCAGTGATTGGGGCTGCAAATTCGGCAGTTGATGTGGCTTTGGAAACCTATCGAAAGGGTGCAGATGTGACGATGGTGATATTGGAAGATGGCATTTTGCCTACGGTGAAATATTGGGTGCGTCCCGACATCGAAAACCGCATCAAGGAAGGCACAATTAAGGCTCACTTCAATTCTGAAATAACAGCGATTTATCCCAGACACATTGAAGTAAAAACGCCCGAAGGTACGATTACACTCGAAAATGATTTTGTGTTGGCAATGACTGGCTACAAACCCAATTTTGCTTTTTTAGAAATGTTGGGCGTTGAATTTCAAGAAGATGAGTACAAAACTCCTCATTACAATACCGACACACAAGAATCGAATGTAAAAAACGTTTATTTAGCGGGGGTTGTATGTGGAGGTTACAAAACGAATAAGTGGTTTATCGAAAATTCGCGTATTCATGCTGAGACAATTGTTGCAGATCTAAAGAATAAATAA
- a CDS encoding calcium-binding protein — protein MSYTKDTEREDRIDELMAGCMDMEEVYVAWYYYFAENLDFPISAVARLKKRAGSKEDVEVRLVDVVNKRANNLSNLVFKLKNISVITLPF, from the coding sequence ATGTCCTATACAAAAGACACAGAACGAGAAGACCGAATAGACGAGCTTATGGCAGGCTGTATGGATATGGAAGAAGTCTATGTAGCATGGTATTATTACTTTGCCGAAAACTTAGACTTTCCCATATCTGCTGTTGCCCGTTTGAAGAAACGAGCAGGTTCAAAAGAAGATGTCGAAGTGAGATTGGTAGATGTCGTTAATAAACGTGCAAATAATTTATCGAACCTTGTATTCAAATTAAAAAACATATCAGTAATAACACTACCCTTTTGA
- the cmr6 gene encoding type III-B CRISPR module RAMP protein Cmr6, whose product MNKKKKAKVVRDGGEKWILEIEGIDRPPWLYKDKVERSPMRGQVSIGSEMLVELKEVEKYGKKQLRIGRIFPLKGNANQGTKKRNHHQNKKSDFTFPKPAQSNENLYLKMFKQKRLFNDNYEFDDKDYQYNTNFQKSKFDTNLVEQINNNHIEQIKSLLGEDKVFSELVLSPEWRLSLGLGGTSVYETGLTLHHVYGIPFIPASAIKGIVRSYVTTEVYKNEVEALSKQDFCDVFGCNGEGKIGEDKKPFKSFYKKEAERLEKENDLGTRQGKVLFFDAFPQSTIKLEADIMNPHYPEWYKDGKTPPADWQSPVPIPFLTIGKDTKFQFVIGVKSDEHLPILEKAKTWLENALKEKGIGAKTAVGYGYMINS is encoded by the coding sequence ATGAATAAAAAAAAGAAAGCGAAAGTAGTTCGGGATGGTGGTGAGAAGTGGATTTTAGAAATCGAGGGAATAGATAGACCGCCTTGGCTTTATAAAGATAAAGTTGAGCGTTCTCCTATGCGTGGTCAAGTTTCAATAGGAAGCGAAATGCTGGTTGAATTAAAAGAGGTCGAAAAGTATGGTAAAAAACAATTGAGAATTGGTAGAATATTTCCATTAAAAGGAAATGCTAATCAAGGAACAAAAAAAAGAAATCATCATCAAAATAAAAAAAGTGATTTTACATTCCCTAAACCTGCTCAAAGTAATGAAAATCTTTATCTAAAAATGTTCAAGCAAAAAAGATTATTTAACGATAATTATGAGTTTGATGATAAAGATTATCAATACAATACTAATTTTCAAAAATCTAAATTTGATACAAACTTAGTTGAGCAGATTAATAATAATCATATTGAGCAAATCAAATCGTTGCTTGGTGAAGATAAAGTATTTTCAGAGTTGGTTTTATCTCCTGAATGGCGATTGTCTTTAGGTCTTGGCGGCACTTCTGTCTATGAAACAGGTTTGACCTTACATCATGTTTATGGTATTCCGTTTATTCCTGCAAGTGCCATTAAAGGAATTGTGAGAAGTTATGTTACTACGGAAGTTTACAAAAATGAGGTAGAAGCATTGAGTAAACAAGATTTTTGTGATGTGTTTGGTTGCAATGGAGAAGGTAAGATTGGAGAAGACAAGAAACCTTTTAAGTCTTTTTATAAGAAAGAAGCAGAACGCTTGGAAAAAGAAAACGATTTAGGTACTCGACAAGGTAAGGTTTTATTTTTTGATGCCTTTCCTCAATCTACAATCAAATTGGAAGCAGATATTATGAACCCACACTATCCCGAATGGTATAAAGATGGAAAGACACCTCCTGCCGACTGGCAAAGTCCTGTTCCTATTCCTTTTTTGACTATTGGAAAAGATACAAAGTTTCAGTTTGTAATAGGTGTTAAGTCGGATGAGCATCTTCCAATTTTAGAAAAAGCTAAAACTTGGCTTGAAAACGCTTTAAAGGAAAAAGGCATCGGCGCAAAAACCGCAGTCGGCTACGGCTACATGATCAACTCTTAA
- the cmr5 gene encoding type III-B CRISPR module-associated protein Cmr5 has protein sequence MATQQLHKHNINQERAKAAWKYAEASKNNGNYGSYAKKFPMYVMNTGLLNAVAFAYNKSDWKQLYKDVQDWFSKEPQELIKSKLAANASKGDKALIETLLELNDNELRQVKSEVLALFTWLRRFVKD, from the coding sequence ATGGCGACACAGCAACTACACAAGCATAATATCAATCAAGAAAGGGCAAAAGCGGCTTGGAAGTATGCAGAAGCATCTAAAAATAATGGGAACTATGGTAGTTATGCTAAAAAGTTCCCAATGTATGTAATGAATACAGGACTTTTGAATGCGGTTGCTTTTGCTTACAATAAAAGTGATTGGAAACAACTTTATAAAGATGTTCAAGATTGGTTTTCAAAAGAACCACAGGAACTTATCAAAAGTAAGTTAGCAGCTAATGCTTCAAAAGGAGATAAAGCCTTAATTGAAACCCTTTTAGAATTAAATGATAATGAACTACGACAGGTAAAGAGTGAAGTATTGGCTTTATTTACTTGGTTGCGTCGTTTTGTAAAAGATTAA
- the cmr4 gene encoding type III-B CRISPR module RAMP protein Cmr4, whose product MYKIARPLFLHCQTAMHAGTGDDLGIVDLPIQREKHTGYPKIEASGLKGAIRESFEENATSVADRVKLHVAFGYDEKDASRKPSITDEFKDKESRDFAGTIGFTDARIVLFPLKSLKGIFAYATCPSVLKKLKQELQDICQLSITIETDFNSIDVTKVAVANASHLSSNNKAILEEYSFDCSDTDLNKKAKELAKQLNEILGITDLENKLVVLEDDTFADFVKNSTEVVTRIKIDNETGTVAKGALFTEEYLPTECVMYSLVLASNVFAPSKKDKFDKGEYLSVMNYFADTLNNVIQIGGNATLGKGIVKTIKTQLKQSNDGDTATTQA is encoded by the coding sequence ATGTATAAAATAGCAAGACCATTATTTTTGCATTGTCAAACGGCAATGCACGCAGGGACAGGCGATGACTTAGGTATCGTGGATTTACCTATTCAGCGTGAAAAACACACGGGTTATCCGAAGATAGAAGCATCGGGACTAAAAGGGGCAATTAGAGAAAGTTTTGAGGAAAACGCTACAAGTGTAGCCGACCGAGTAAAATTGCATGTAGCTTTTGGATATGACGAAAAAGATGCTTCGAGAAAACCATCAATCACCGATGAATTTAAGGATAAAGAAAGTCGTGACTTTGCTGGTACAATAGGCTTTACAGACGCTCGTATCGTCTTATTCCCTTTGAAGTCCTTAAAAGGTATTTTTGCTTATGCAACTTGTCCTTCTGTTTTGAAAAAATTAAAACAGGAGTTACAGGATATATGTCAATTATCAATTACTATTGAAACAGATTTCAATAGTATTGATGTAACCAAAGTTGCCGTAGCTAATGCAAGTCATTTGAGCAGTAACAACAAAGCTATTTTGGAAGAGTATAGTTTTGATTGTTCTGATACTGACTTGAATAAAAAAGCTAAGGAGTTAGCCAAACAGTTAAATGAGATTTTAGGAATAACTGATTTAGAGAATAAATTAGTGGTTTTGGAAGATGATACTTTTGCAGATTTTGTAAAAAACTCAACAGAAGTCGTTACTCGAATTAAGATTGATAATGAAACGGGTACGGTTGCCAAAGGTGCATTATTTACAGAGGAATATTTACCTACTGAATGTGTCATGTATTCGTTAGTGTTGGCAAGTAATGTATTTGCTCCGAGTAAAAAGGATAAATTTGATAAAGGTGAATACCTCAGCGTAATGAACTACTTTGCAGATACACTAAATAATGTTATTCAAATAGGCGGTAATGCAACACTCGGAAAAGGTATTGTAAAAACTATTAAAACACAACTAAAACAATCAAACGATGGCGACACAGCAACTACACAAGCATAA
- the cmr3 gene encoding type III-B CRISPR module-associated protein Cmr3, with amino-acid sequence MDTQILRINPFDTFFFRDGKPFSMGEETWADGIFPPAPSVIYGALRSLWLSQQEEGFSEENVETSERLVIKGIFLEFNTDIALPTPRDVVHEKGNPKMTLGISPTKSKVIGKSQIQNIATQSEVEYVEEFSNTFLSYFNYEDYLNGNVNELQVNENFLVDESKIGIGRQFGTRTTLQSSLYRVDMKRFKQDNISILVECSGLDFSAKSIAKLGGEGKAAAIELIEDKHYTEILCPNSFDDNCFKLCVATPTIFKKHGWLPEWINPITFEGNYKGLKLKLQTTVLGKPISIGGFNMKTTKKVQRGPKVMYKAIPVGSVYHFKLLEGSMEKVKETFHYQSISEHKAHEGFGITYIGK; translated from the coding sequence ATGGATACACAAATATTACGCATCAATCCTTTTGATACTTTCTTTTTTAGAGATGGGAAGCCGTTTTCTATGGGAGAAGAAACTTGGGCAGATGGTATTTTTCCGCCTGCACCAAGTGTTATTTATGGTGCTTTACGTTCTTTATGGCTTTCGCAGCAAGAAGAAGGCTTTTCAGAGGAAAATGTTGAAACATCAGAACGGTTAGTAATCAAAGGAATTTTCTTAGAGTTTAATACAGATATTGCTTTGCCAACACCAAGAGACGTAGTGCATGAAAAAGGAAATCCGAAAATGACTTTAGGGATTTCACCTACAAAGAGTAAAGTAATAGGAAAATCCCAAATTCAAAATATTGCTACTCAATCAGAGGTAGAGTACGTTGAAGAATTTAGTAATACTTTTTTATCATATTTTAATTATGAAGACTACTTAAATGGTAATGTGAATGAATTACAAGTCAATGAAAATTTTTTAGTTGATGAAAGCAAAATTGGGATAGGGCGACAATTTGGTACAAGAACTACCTTGCAAAGTAGTTTATATCGTGTCGATATGAAGCGATTTAAACAAGATAATATTTCAATTCTTGTAGAATGTAGTGGGCTTGATTTTTCTGCGAAGTCAATTGCAAAATTAGGTGGAGAAGGTAAAGCTGCCGCTATTGAACTAATTGAGGATAAACATTACACCGAAATCCTTTGTCCAAATTCATTTGATGATAATTGTTTTAAGTTATGTGTTGCTACTCCAACTATTTTTAAGAAACATGGATGGCTTCCCGAATGGATAAATCCTATAACGTTTGAAGGAAATTATAAAGGTTTAAAATTGAAATTGCAGACAACTGTATTAGGCAAACCTATTTCTATTGGAGGTTTCAATATGAAAACGACGAAAAAGGTGCAAAGAGGACCAAAAGTAATGTATAAAGCTATTCCTGTAGGTTCAGTTTATCATTTTAAACTTTTAGAGGGAAGTATGGAAAAAGTTAAAGAAACTTTTCATTATCAATCAATTTCAGAACATAAAGCACATGAAGGCTTTGGAATAACTTATATAGGCAAATGA